In bacterium, a single genomic region encodes these proteins:
- a CDS encoding DUF2341 domain-containing protein — protein sequence MKRPILIFLPLIALWLSAGTAHSQSWFDNAWTSRRPITISNTARTVDLTDYAVKITLTTANFDFSLAQANGADLRFTDSDSLTPLAYWVQSYDAAARKAVVWVKVPHIPAGSTCSIFLYSGNSSAPDAQSGAATFPLFSDFDQTFNVVAPALPGAFDRMIRSPECAAPLVAPGTFGEYDHFGFREHGNVLVDSTEPDPSRRYKMWFSAYRDSIYTTDRVTQLGAAFSADGYTWVKQGRVNPWTYGEDPWVVKVGGTYFLYYEDKTNPTWDRVGLMTSTDALNWTYQGFAVPPDPTRPWMDTSPSSPTVWVEYGATDTTWYVYFEGKGSCQNCGGGSIGLATSHDGYHFTVYGQDRIIPLGSTGQWDDGAMVPDNIIKINGQYWLIYHGLSNSNPNWKAGFAVSNDLIHWTKVTNGSNNLNASDTGDPQLFWDRNGALQGTECIDYYPVNRSGIFRTYLCRRDTAQWPYNSVFTLVQKGSNYGLANDSASVLTLSGEAFLRSSASIVSTQRFTDGFSIEMKSKCQNYGTGSPPYCSVAIGSGEVVDMNVGGVAQWETTVLQSGYAWFTSGSGVMVRMPASGGKTVLSSWSPSPGLMQNYNIHRFIYDDTDSLKWYAGDTLRAAFRDATFRTANKRVLVSQGEYVSGAGGEMSLDWMFVRKYIHHEPSTLVGNSENHAFVHLTTPNGGEIWQAGLPATVTWTSRGITGLLRLELNRNFPSGTWEMAADSLADTGTYSLTDNGIASDHCRIRLSAVSDMLSDMSDADFHILPRLMITSPSGGERWLIGEVHTVQWQSFGIGGAIRVELDRHAATSSWAILGDSLPNTGNLSITVAGPVSDSCRIRITDDATGFTAVSNSVFSISGATIQVVSPNGGEEWKVGVPGTVRWTSQFVSGAVRVQLNRDYPDGPWESLADSIDNSGQYDAEIIEPVSDHCRVRVQELGDTLNDLSDADFRIIPNLLLVAPNGGERWRIHETSTVQWIGAGWPGLVRLEMNRNYPQGAWSLLVDSLPNTGITYIDAGDSLSETCRIRISTLGTNFEDVSDSDFSILASDGLLVLVRPNQPGLPVTNWDIGTVECPMVASDTFMLRNLGSQDVNVYYSPEPASGMFSERSSCGDYITLPPGQMSACDMVLTFGLPDHDGLFEDTLLIPTDAANQNGGFVRIPLSGHRVTTPPAPQVTISMEGDDARLTWPSVTQTAGGCALSSVQYNVYGALTADGPYDLLTTTPDTTYLDPGAVQSTQHRLYAVTTVTNNTVLQLAGMPHGNSGGQKNGGRKVSLH from the coding sequence TTGAAGCGACCGATACTCATATTTTTGCCTCTTATCGCGCTATGGCTGAGTGCGGGGACGGCGCATAGTCAGAGTTGGTTTGACAATGCGTGGACCTCGCGGCGGCCCATTACTATCAGCAACACCGCACGCACAGTGGATCTGACCGACTATGCGGTAAAAATCACACTCACTACGGCTAATTTTGATTTCTCCCTGGCTCAAGCCAATGGTGCGGACCTGCGTTTTACCGACTCGGACAGCCTGACACCTCTCGCGTATTGGGTTCAATCGTATGATGCGGCGGCACGGAAGGCCGTCGTATGGGTCAAGGTGCCTCACATCCCAGCCGGCTCGACCTGCTCGATTTTTCTTTATAGCGGCAATTCATCCGCGCCGGACGCACAAAGCGGAGCCGCCACATTCCCTCTGTTCTCGGATTTCGATCAGACCTTCAATGTTGTCGCCCCGGCGCTGCCCGGAGCCTTTGACCGCATGATCCGCTCCCCCGAATGCGCGGCGCCGCTCGTGGCCCCGGGGACCTTCGGAGAGTATGACCATTTCGGTTTCCGGGAGCACGGCAATGTGCTGGTGGACAGCACCGAGCCCGATCCCTCCCGCCGTTACAAGATGTGGTTCTCCGCCTACCGCGATTCAATCTACACGACCGACCGCGTGACTCAACTGGGAGCGGCCTTCTCCGCCGATGGGTACACATGGGTAAAGCAGGGGCGGGTCAACCCGTGGACCTACGGCGAAGACCCGTGGGTGGTCAAGGTCGGCGGCACCTATTTCTTATATTATGAGGATAAGACCAATCCCACCTGGGACCGCGTCGGTCTGATGACCTCCACCGATGCCTTGAACTGGACCTATCAGGGCTTCGCCGTACCGCCCGATCCCACGCGGCCATGGATGGATACCAGCCCCAGTTCGCCCACCGTCTGGGTAGAATATGGCGCGACCGATACCACGTGGTATGTTTACTTCGAAGGCAAGGGAAGCTGTCAAAATTGCGGCGGTGGCTCCATTGGTTTGGCCACGTCGCACGACGGCTATCATTTTACCGTTTATGGACAGGATCGCATCATCCCGCTGGGAAGTACCGGCCAGTGGGACGATGGCGCGATGGTGCCGGACAATATCATCAAGATCAACGGACAATACTGGCTGATCTATCATGGGCTTTCCAACTCCAATCCCAATTGGAAGGCGGGCTTTGCGGTCAGCAACGACCTGATTCATTGGACCAAAGTCACCAACGGTTCCAACAACCTGAATGCCTCAGATACGGGGGACCCGCAGCTTTTCTGGGACCGGAACGGAGCCCTGCAGGGCACCGAGTGCATCGACTATTACCCGGTCAACCGCAGTGGCATCTTCCGAACCTATCTGTGCCGGCGGGATACCGCACAGTGGCCGTACAACAGCGTGTTCACTCTGGTGCAGAAGGGCAGTAATTACGGTCTGGCCAATGATTCGGCGAGCGTCCTGACGCTCAGCGGCGAGGCGTTTCTGCGGTCTTCCGCCAGCATCGTCAGCACCCAGCGCTTCACCGACGGCTTCTCCATCGAGATGAAAAGCAAGTGCCAGAACTATGGCACGGGCAGTCCGCCCTATTGTTCGGTAGCCATCGGGTCAGGCGAAGTTGTGGACATGAACGTAGGCGGCGTGGCACAGTGGGAGACCACGGTCCTTCAAAGCGGTTACGCCTGGTTTACCTCGGGCAGCGGCGTAATGGTGCGGATGCCTGCCTCCGGCGGCAAGACCGTACTCTCGTCCTGGTCGCCGTCCCCGGGGCTGATGCAAAATTACAACATCCACCGCTTTATCTACGATGATACGGACAGCTTGAAATGGTATGCGGGCGATACACTACGCGCCGCCTTCCGTGATGCGACATTCCGTACCGCCAACAAGCGGGTGCTGGTTTCGCAGGGAGAGTACGTTTCCGGTGCGGGCGGCGAAATGTCCCTCGATTGGATGTTCGTTCGCAAATACATCCATCATGAGCCGTCCACTCTGGTCGGAAATTCGGAGAACCATGCCTTCGTGCATCTGACCACTCCCAACGGCGGAGAGATTTGGCAGGCGGGGTTGCCGGCAACGGTGACATGGACCAGCCGCGGCATTACCGGTCTGCTGCGCCTCGAACTCAACCGCAATTTTCCCTCGGGAACGTGGGAGATGGCGGCGGACAGCCTGGCCGATACCGGCACTTACTCCCTTACTGATAATGGGATAGCATCTGATCACTGCCGTATCCGCCTGAGCGCGGTGTCCGATATGCTTTCGGATATGTCCGATGCGGACTTTCATATTCTCCCGCGCCTGATGATTACCTCGCCATCGGGCGGCGAGCGCTGGCTGATCGGAGAGGTTCATACGGTGCAGTGGCAATCGTTCGGCATCGGCGGAGCGATCCGTGTGGAGCTTGACCGCCATGCTGCCACCTCATCCTGGGCTATTCTTGGCGACAGCCTTCCCAATACCGGCAATCTGAGCATCACGGTGGCCGGGCCGGTATCGGACAGTTGCCGGATCCGCATCACGGATGATGCCACAGGTTTCACCGCCGTTTCCAATTCCGTCTTCTCCATTTCCGGAGCGACGATTCAGGTGGTATCTCCCAACGGCGGTGAAGAGTGGAAAGTCGGCGTGCCCGGCACAGTTCGTTGGACCAGCCAGTTTGTGTCCGGCGCCGTGCGCGTTCAGTTGAACCGTGACTATCCCGATGGTCCATGGGAATCGCTGGCCGACAGTATCGACAACAGCGGACAGTATGATGCGGAAATCATCGAGCCGGTCTCGGATCATTGCCGGGTGCGGGTGCAGGAATTAGGCGATACTCTGAATGATCTCTCCGACGCGGATTTCCGGATTATCCCCAATTTGCTGCTGGTTGCGCCCAATGGCGGGGAGCGCTGGCGGATCCATGAAACCAGCACGGTGCAGTGGATCGGCGCGGGCTGGCCGGGACTGGTGAGACTCGAAATGAACCGCAATTATCCGCAGGGTGCGTGGTCGCTGCTGGTGGACAGTCTGCCGAACACGGGTATAACCTACATCGACGCCGGCGATTCTCTTTCGGAGACCTGCCGCATCCGCATCAGCACATTGGGCACCAATTTCGAAGATGTTTCGGATTCCGATTTTTCGATTCTGGCCTCCGACGGACTCCTGGTGTTGGTGCGGCCTAACCAGCCGGGACTGCCGGTGACCAACTGGGATATCGGCACGGTGGAATGCCCGATGGTGGCCAGCGATACCTTCATGCTGCGCAATCTGGGCTCGCAGGACGTGAACGTGTATTACTCGCCCGAGCCGGCCAGCGGCATGTTCAGTGAGCGCAGTTCCTGTGGGGATTACATCACGCTGCCCCCGGGGCAGATGAGCGCCTGTGACATGGTGCTGACCTTCGGCCTGCCGGACCACGACGGCCTGTTTGAGGATACTCTGCTGATTCCCACCGACGCCGCCAACCAGAACGGCGGCTTTGTCCGCATTCCGCTCTCGGGACATCGCGTGACCACACCCCCCGCGCCGCAGGTGACGATCAGCATGGAAGGGGACGACGCCCGGCTGACCTGGCCTTCGGTCACTCAAACCGCCGGTGGATGCGCGCTCTCGTCCGTGCAGTACAATGTGTACGGTGCGCTTACGGCGGACGGACCCTATGATCTCCTGACCACTACTCCGGACACGACCTATCTGGATCCGGGAGCGGTGCAATCCACTCAGCACAGACTGTATGCCGTCACGACGGTCACCAATAATACCGTACTGCAGCTTGCCGGAATGCCCCACGGAAATTCCGGCGGACAGAAAAATGGAGGGCGCAAGGTCAGCCTGCATTAA
- a CDS encoding DUF2341 domain-containing protein, which translates to MKRCANLSLLFSIGIICSTAHAQNWFDSAWAIRQPVTINNVTHNGDLTDYAVKVILTASAFDFAQALPHGEDLRFTDSDGLTALSYWIQAYDPAGASATIWVKVPQIAGGSVRSIYLYSGNPSALPASNGAQTFLMFSDFDSTFNVIAPAGLDTFTRVVYDPHFTQPVIPRGPAGSWYHWGIREAGNILVEPWDPNPNHVYKHYFGVLHDSLWNNDVDMRSLLAQSFSADGRTWSPPELIMDASQGGDTIYGDRPTVAFFNGLYHMHTEGKVAELAHTGPEKVEHWTSPDGEHWTWQGVAVDTSTSQLYRFSYVSHPTTIATDTALVVFFEACGISGGEGGKTPGMAWSTDGVHYSVRSAPVLGPGTYGAWDGPPGHTLFADYVVWQDSAYWMAYQGFGNGSFAWKMGYATSTDLIHWTRYPRMSGLDIYTYGPQIWLDRDGSLQCFKGGSQNMSGSGSQNYFGNIVLRDTTKWQYGSQWRLSNFNANHGLANSADGVIQLAAEAWVTGTRAMISVPAFSSDFEVMVRHKVLNGTVKQRSTLAIGSGAFSTVSPGAWNLPCLLSGYMFTIEGRGFVRRMAANGAQSQLATMLLLNRDLSDYAVEKLSFFWDAQHGRDSLIWTMADSAVYRASLDSTGYHANAKKIMLAESEFADSTGGVRYIDWVAVRKRVDREPALQIGTPEIHRFVRVVTPNGGEIWTIGVPAGIQWTGQGVSHPLRVSLNRTFPTGDWEILADSVVDPGPLTVEVSGLLAEHCRVRVEVIGDTLSDVSDADFSIRPDVRLLTPNGGEQWRIHETHAVQWMAIGWPGLMRLELNRSYPSGEWTLLADSLPNNGAAFADAGETVSDACRIRLSTLGADYQDMSDADFGITASQGYLALVRPNQPGVPIVNWDVGTVECPFTPTDTFLLRNLGQQDVTVYAVPLPADSVFSTRSSCGDYITLPPGQMSACDMVLTFGLPDHDGLFQDTLLIPTDAANQNGGFVRIPLSGHRVTTPPAPQVTIIIDGDDIRLHWPPVSHSVAGCTLPDVWYRVYAAPAWGGPFTIVANTGDSSYVDAGNADLPQSRVYMVRTVTSAMLQLSTHPQAPAVIAPQHLDNTE; encoded by the coding sequence TTGAAGCGATGTGCAAATCTTAGTTTACTTTTCAGTATTGGTATTATCTGCAGCACGGCGCACGCCCAGAACTGGTTTGACAGCGCCTGGGCCATTCGCCAGCCCGTGACGATTAATAATGTCACACATAATGGCGACCTGACCGACTATGCGGTCAAGGTTATCCTGACGGCTTCTGCCTTTGATTTTGCACAAGCCTTGCCTCACGGCGAGGATCTGCGTTTCACGGACAGCGATGGCCTTACCGCGCTGTCCTATTGGATTCAGGCCTATGATCCGGCGGGAGCGTCGGCTACCATTTGGGTCAAGGTGCCGCAGATTGCCGGCGGTTCCGTGCGCAGTATTTACCTGTATTCGGGCAACCCCAGCGCCCTGCCCGCTTCCAACGGGGCGCAGACGTTTTTGATGTTCTCGGATTTCGATTCCACCTTTAACGTGATAGCGCCGGCCGGCCTCGACACGTTCACGCGCGTGGTGTATGATCCGCACTTTACCCAACCGGTCATCCCGCGCGGCCCCGCCGGGTCGTGGTATCACTGGGGCATCCGCGAAGCAGGGAATATTCTGGTGGAGCCCTGGGATCCGAATCCCAATCACGTCTACAAGCATTACTTCGGCGTGCTGCATGACTCGCTCTGGAACAACGACGTGGACATGCGCTCGCTGCTCGCCCAGTCGTTCAGTGCCGACGGCAGAACGTGGTCTCCCCCGGAACTCATTATGGATGCCTCGCAGGGCGGCGACACCATCTATGGAGACCGCCCCACCGTCGCCTTTTTCAACGGGCTCTATCACATGCACACCGAAGGCAAGGTTGCGGAACTGGCGCACACCGGGCCGGAGAAGGTGGAGCACTGGACATCGCCCGACGGTGAGCATTGGACCTGGCAGGGCGTGGCGGTAGACACAAGCACGTCGCAGCTCTACCGGTTTTCGTATGTCTCCCATCCCACCACGATAGCTACGGACACAGCGCTGGTGGTGTTCTTCGAAGCCTGTGGCATCTCTGGCGGTGAAGGCGGCAAGACTCCGGGCATGGCCTGGTCTACCGATGGCGTGCACTATTCGGTGCGTTCCGCGCCCGTGTTAGGCCCCGGCACATACGGCGCTTGGGACGGCCCTCCCGGCCACACCCTGTTTGCCGACTATGTCGTGTGGCAGGACTCCGCCTACTGGATGGCCTATCAGGGGTTCGGCAACGGATCCTTTGCCTGGAAGATGGGCTACGCAACCTCGACCGATCTGATTCACTGGACCCGCTATCCGCGCATGTCCGGTCTCGATATCTACACCTACGGCCCGCAAATCTGGCTCGACCGCGACGGATCGCTGCAATGCTTCAAGGGCGGCTCGCAGAACATGAGCGGCTCCGGCAGTCAGAACTACTTCGGAAATATTGTGCTGCGCGATACGACAAAGTGGCAGTACGGAAGTCAATGGCGATTGTCCAACTTCAACGCCAACCATGGACTGGCCAATAGCGCCGACGGAGTGATCCAGTTGGCCGCAGAGGCCTGGGTCACCGGCACACGGGCGATGATCAGCGTTCCCGCGTTCTCCAGTGATTTTGAGGTGATGGTACGCCATAAGGTCCTGAACGGAACGGTTAAACAGCGGTCCACACTGGCTATCGGCAGCGGTGCCTTTTCCACGGTCAGTCCGGGAGCATGGAATCTACCGTGTCTGTTGTCCGGATATATGTTCACCATCGAGGGCCGGGGATTCGTGCGGCGGATGGCGGCCAATGGCGCTCAATCGCAATTGGCGACGATGCTGCTCCTGAACCGCGACCTCTCCGACTATGCCGTGGAGAAGCTGTCTTTCTTCTGGGACGCGCAGCATGGGCGGGATTCTTTGATCTGGACGATGGCCGATTCGGCGGTGTATCGCGCCAGCCTCGATTCCACCGGCTATCACGCCAATGCCAAGAAGATCATGCTGGCCGAAAGTGAATTTGCGGATTCGACGGGCGGTGTGCGCTACATCGACTGGGTCGCGGTGCGCAAGCGTGTGGACCGTGAGCCGGCCCTTCAGATTGGCACGCCGGAAATTCACCGCTTTGTGCGCGTTGTCACTCCCAACGGCGGTGAGATCTGGACTATAGGCGTGCCCGCCGGAATTCAGTGGACCGGCCAAGGGGTATCGCATCCGCTCCGGGTGAGTTTGAACCGCACCTTTCCAACCGGAGATTGGGAGATTCTGGCTGATAGCGTGGTTGACCCCGGGCCGCTGACGGTAGAAGTCTCCGGGCTACTTGCCGAGCATTGCCGGGTGCGCGTGGAGGTCATAGGAGACACTCTGAGCGACGTGTCCGATGCGGATTTCAGCATTCGACCGGATGTTCGCCTGCTAACCCCCAACGGCGGCGAGCAGTGGCGAATCCATGAGACCCACGCCGTGCAGTGGATGGCGATCGGCTGGCCGGGGCTTATGCGGCTGGAACTGAACCGATCCTACCCATCGGGAGAATGGACGCTGCTGGCGGACAGTTTGCCGAACAACGGTGCGGCCTTTGCGGATGCGGGCGAGACGGTTTCCGACGCCTGCCGGATTCGCCTCAGCACCCTGGGCGCCGATTATCAGGATATGTCCGATGCTGACTTTGGGATTACCGCCTCGCAGGGATACCTCGCGCTGGTCCGGCCCAATCAGCCCGGCGTGCCCATAGTGAATTGGGACGTCGGCACGGTGGAATGCCCTTTCACGCCCACGGATACATTCCTCCTGCGGAATCTTGGACAGCAGGATGTAACGGTCTACGCGGTGCCGCTTCCTGCGGACAGCGTCTTTTCCACGCGCAGTTCCTGTGGGGATTACATCACACTGCCCCCGGGGCAGATGAGCGCCTGTGACATGGTGCTGACCTTCGGCCTGCCCGATCATGACGGCCTGTTTCAGGATACTCTGCTGATCCCCACCGATGCCGCCAACCAGAACGGCGGCTTTGTCCGCATTCCGCTCTCGGGACATCGCGTGACCACACCCCCTGCGCCGCAGGTCACGATTATCATCGATGGCGATGATATCCGCCTGCACTGGCCGCCGGTCAGCCATTCTGTAGCCGGATGTACGCTGCCGGACGTATGGTACCGGGTCTATGCCGCGCCGGCTTGGGGAGGGCCCTTCACCATAGTGGCCAACACCGGTGACAGCAGCTATGTCGATGCGGGAAACGCGGATCTGCCGCAGAGCAGAGTATACATGGTCCGCACCGTGACCAGTGCCATGCTGCAACTGTCGACGCACCCTCAGGCACCGGCGGTTATTGCGCCGCAACACCTTGATAACACCGAGTAA
- a CDS encoding KGG domain-containing protein, whose protein sequence is MAPEERQGMSREEAGRKGGQSQGKENNPGNFANDPQKASEAGRKGGEHSHGGHGREPGNR, encoded by the coding sequence ATGGCACCGGAAGAACGTCAGGGTATGTCCCGTGAAGAAGCTGGGCGCAAGGGCGGCCAGAGCCAAGGCAAGGAGAATAATCCGGGCAATTTCGCCAATGATCCGCAGAAGGCCAGCGAGGCCGGACGCAAGGGCGGCGAGCATTCGCACGGCGGTCACGGCCGCGAGCCGGGAAATCGCTGA
- a CDS encoding stress-induced protein, with protein MPDQKQGSQTGQGQNKENIPGNMPNDPGKTGEGVRKGGQQGGQQGGMGGQQSDR; from the coding sequence ATGCCAGATCAGAAGCAAGGATCACAAACCGGCCAGGGTCAGAACAAAGAGAATATCCCGGGCAATATGCCCAACGATCCCGGAAAAACCGGCGAGGGCGTCCGCAAGGGTGGGCAGCAAGGCGGGCAGCAGGGCGGCATGGGCGGTCAGCAAAGCGACCGTTAA